The genome window CGCCAGCGCAAATCGGGCCGGCGCGCCAGAACGCCCGTCCCGGTGCAGGGCGCATCGACCAATACGGCATCGAACTGCCGTTTGCTGGCCAGCAGATCGTCGTAGGGAACAAGTTCAATGTTGGCATAGCCGCTGCGACGAATCGCCGCTTCGAGCATGGTCAGCCGGTCCGCTGAAGAGTCGGTCGCGGCGATGCGCGCATCCGGGGCTAACTCGGCCATATGGGTGCACTTGCCGCCCGGCGCGGAGCAGAGGTCGAGGATCTCTTCGCCGGCATCTGGATTCAGCAACTTCGCCACCAGTCCCTGCGAGACATCCTGCGGCTGTGCGCGACCGCTCCGCACTGCCTCGATCTCGCCCGGGGTGATACCGTGAGGCAATGTTATGAAAAAGGGATCGACACTGTGCGGCCGGGCGCCCGACTCCTGAGCCAGGCTGCCGGCCAGAAAGTCCTCTGGAGACGTGCGCAGCCGGTTGATGCGCAGATGCACCTCAGGGCGGCGGTTGTTCCAGGTTAAATGACGGCGGAGATTGTCCGGTGCGAGGCGCTTCAGATAGCGGGTTACAAGCCATTCAGGGTGGGAGAATTCGACGCTGAGCAAGGCTGGAGACGGCGACCGGTCGGTGTCCGGCAATCGGATTTTCCACTCCCCCGCTTCACGGCCGACTCGTCGCAGTAGTGCATTGACCCATCCCGTAGCCCCTCCGCCGCCGGCACGGCGCACAGCTTCAACGGACCCATCGACGATGGCGTGCTCCGGCACCCGATCGAGGAACAGGAATTGATAAAGCCCGGTCGAAACGGCGGCGATTGCCATCGGGTCGTGCGACTCGTTCGTCCGGTCGAGTTGCGCTATGATCCACTCGAGACGCCCCTTCTGGCGGACGGTGCCGTAGAGGATTTCAAGATATAGCCCCCGGTCACGCCGGTCCCAGGGTGAAGCGTCCAGTTCCCGCCCGGCAAGGGTCTCGATCCGGCCGGGATTCTTCAGCCACCGGGCATAAGCACGAATGGCAGCCTCGCGAGGCGGCATCATCCGTGAAGGACGAGTCTCGCGAGCACCGTTAGGACGGGGCGAACGCGCCCGGCTTAATGTCGGACTTGCCTTGCGGACAAGGGGCTGTCCGGCAACGACAGAATGCCTCTTCTCAGTCGCGGGAATTCCGCAGCAGGATCATGCGGAGGAGGTGCATCAGGGTCACGGTCGCTGCCGCGACATAGGTCCAGGCGGCAGCCGTCAGCACCTTGCGCGTCTGGCTGATCTCATAGTCCGCCATCAAGCCGGTTCCGCGCAACTGAGCCAGCGCCCGCCGCGACGCGTCAAACTCGACCGGCAGGGTGATCAATTGAAACGTCAGCGCCCCCAGGAAGAGGATAATGCCAACGTCCATCAGCACCTTGAAACTGGAGAAGATCAGTCCGACGAAAAAGATCGGCATTGCCAGCGTCGAGCCAATGTTGGCCGGCCAAAGGAACAGGTGTCGCAGTTGCAAAGCGAGATAGCCCTTTTGGTGCTGAATCGCGTGTCCCACTTCATGCGCCGCGATGCCCAGCGCTGCGAGTGAGGAACTGCCATAGATGCCCTCCGAAAGGCGCACCTTGCGGCTACGCGGGTCGTAGTGATCGCTCAGTTCGCCTTCGACGGCTTCGACTTCGACATCATTAATGCCGTTAAGGTTGAGTATCTTTCGGGCGACTTGTGCACCGGTAAGGCCGGCCGCCGAGCGCACCTCGCTATACTTCTGATAGGCGCTCTTGACCTTCGCCTGAGCCCAGAAGGCGAGGATCATCGCCGGAATGAGCAGGACGAAGGTCGGGTCGAAAAACGGGAACATCATATGCGAATTTGGATTTTACCTTTATGCTGATGAAGGTCAACGCTTCGATTGTTGCCTAAAGTAGGCTGCGAAGGAGACCGCTTCTTATACTACTACCCGCCTAACCGGGTTCCGGGACTCAGCCGCCTCCCCCGCAGAAACTCGGAAGTTGTCATCCACCTCCGGCCTTCGAGTTGCAGTTCGAGGATCTGCAAGTGGCTGTCGCCGGTCTTGACGATCATCGCTTCGGACGAGATTACGGTGATCGTTCCGGTCTCCTGATCACGCACTGCATCCAAGGTATCGGCCGGCATCAGACGAGTCCGCAGGATCTTCAGCACCTTTCCTTCGAGAGTGGTGAAGGCAGCCGGCTCGGTGGCCAGCCCGCGCACCCGGTTATGAATCTCGAGCGAAGGTGCACTCCAGTCGATACGGCAAAGGTCCCGGGTCAGTTTGGGAGCCGTGCCGAACGCACCGGATTGCCGGTGAGGTTTCATCAATCCCGTCTCCATGCCGTCCAGGGTCTCGACCATCAGACTCGCTCCCAGTTTCGCGAGGCGTTCGCTCAGCGAGTCGGCGTTATCATCGGGATAAACAGGCTCTTCACGCTGCAGGAGAACCCCCCCGGTATCTACTCCCTTGTCGATCAGAAAGGTTGTCAAGCCGGTCTTTTCCAAGCCGCGCATCAATGCCCAGTTGATCGGCGCTGCGCCGCGCAGATCGGGCAGGAGTGAAGCGTGCAGATTGACGCAGCCGAGTCGGGGCACTCCGAACACGGCCGGAGGCAGAATGCGAAAGGCCACGATGACCCCAATATCGGGCTGCCAGCCAGCGAGCGCCGAAACGAATCCGGGATCGTTAAGGTCGTCGGGCTGCAGGACGGGCAGTCCGGTTGTAAGTGCCGTCGTCTTAACCGGCGGATCTGTGACCTTAAGCGACCGGCCGGTCGGCTTCGAGGGCGCCGTTACGACGCCGACGACAGAGTGACGGCTTGACAGCACCGCTTCCAGCGTCGGCAACGCGAATCGGGGCGTCCCCATGAAGACGACCCGCAAGGACTATTCTCCCGCCGAAATCCGCCGCGCTACCGCCCCGCGGTCGATCTCAACCTTGACGTTATCGTCGATGCGGACGATAAGCGTCCCCTCCTTTTCATTCACCCGCTGCACAGTCCCGTGCAAGCCGCCCGAGGTGACGATTTGGTCGCCTTTGGTAACTGCTTCGAGCATCTTCTGGTGCTCCTTCTGACGCTTGGCTTGAGGCCGCAAGATCAGGAACCAAAAGATGACGAAAATCAGCAGAAAGGGCAGCAGGCCGAGCAGGCCCGAACCGCCGGAACCCGGCTGACCGCCCGGCGGCGGCGCCATTGCAAGGAGAGGAAGGAACACAGGTAACCTGTTGTTGATTAGTAGAGTTGAAAAACCTGAAAGGCGCCGGTGCAGGCGACGTAAAGATAACGCCCGCCGACTGTCATTCCCCGCACCGGAGGCATGTTGCGAAACTCGGTTACCACCGGCAGGGTCGCAAGTTGTC of Calditrichota bacterium contains these proteins:
- the rsmB gene encoding 16S rRNA (cytosine(967)-C(5))-methyltransferase RsmB — translated: MMPPREAAIRAYARWLKNPGRIETLAGRELDASPWDRRDRGLYLEILYGTVRQKGRLEWIIAQLDRTNESHDPMAIAAVSTGLYQFLFLDRVPEHAIVDGSVEAVRRAGGGGATGWVNALLRRVGREAGEWKIRLPDTDRSPSPALLSVEFSHPEWLVTRYLKRLAPDNLRRHLTWNNRRPEVHLRINRLRTSPEDFLAGSLAQESGARPHSVDPFFITLPHGITPGEIEAVRSGRAQPQDVSQGLVAKLLNPDAGEEILDLCSAPGGKCTHMAELAPDARIAATDSSADRLTMLEAAIRRSGYANIELVPYDDLLASKRQFDAVLVDAPCTGTGVLARRPDLRWRRRPDDIRRMASLQLNLLKYAADRVRPGGRIVYSTCSVEPEENRELIGQFLADRSDFAFRSGAGLIPDDLLDEAGRIDLWGEEIGGDGVFAVQLIRQKAAVRGGR
- the yajC gene encoding preprotein translocase subunit YajC gives rise to the protein MAPPPGGQPGSGGSGLLGLLPFLLIFVIFWFLILRPQAKRQKEHQKMLEAVTKGDQIVTSGGLHGTVQRVNEKEGTLIVRIDDNVKVEIDRGAVARRISAGE
- a CDS encoding zinc metallopeptidase — translated: MMFPFFDPTFVLLIPAMILAFWAQAKVKSAYQKYSEVRSAAGLTGAQVARKILNLNGINDVEVEAVEGELSDHYDPRSRKVRLSEGIYGSSSLAALGIAAHEVGHAIQHQKGYLALQLRHLFLWPANIGSTLAMPIFFVGLIFSSFKVLMDVGIILFLGALTFQLITLPVEFDASRRALAQLRGTGLMADYEISQTRKVLTAAAWTYVAAATVTLMHLLRMILLRNSRD
- a CDS encoding methionyl-tRNA formyltransferase, giving the protein MRVVFMGTPRFALPTLEAVLSSRHSVVGVVTAPSKPTGRSLKVTDPPVKTTALTTGLPVLQPDDLNDPGFVSALAGWQPDIGVIVAFRILPPAVFGVPRLGCVNLHASLLPDLRGAAPINWALMRGLEKTGLTTFLIDKGVDTGGVLLQREEPVYPDDNADSLSERLAKLGASLMVETLDGMETGLMKPHRQSGAFGTAPKLTRDLCRIDWSAPSLEIHNRVRGLATEPAAFTTLEGKVLKILRTRLMPADTLDAVRDQETGTITVISSEAMIVKTGDSHLQILELQLEGRRWMTTSEFLRGRRLSPGTRLGG